In a single window of the Syntrophales bacterium genome:
- a CDS encoding sulfide-dependent adenosine diphosphate thiazole synthase, translated as MKIDDITISKAITESFMKDFLEAMEVDVAIAGAGPAGMTAAYYLAKEGVKTAVFEKQLRVGGGMPGGGMMMSRIVVQEEGKKILDEFNVRTREYQEGYYIADSLEAISTICSKAIKAEARIFNLISVEDVMIREEDRITGLVLNWSAVPLAGLHVDPLAIRAKAVIDATGHSSEICHIVVNKIGSKLRTKTGQVIGEKPMWAEVGEREIIENTREVYPGLIVAGMAANAVFGSPRMGAIFGGMLLSGKRAAELAREILSKGR; from the coding sequence ATGAAAATCGATGACATAACCATATCCAAGGCAATAACCGAAAGCTTTATGAAAGACTTCCTGGAGGCGATGGAGGTGGATGTTGCCATAGCTGGGGCCGGACCTGCGGGCATGACGGCTGCCTACTATCTGGCAAAGGAGGGGGTGAAGACAGCAGTATTTGAGAAGCAGCTCCGCGTTGGTGGTGGCATGCCCGGTGGAGGGATGATGATGAGCCGCATCGTGGTACAAGAGGAGGGGAAGAAAATACTAGATGAGTTTAATGTCCGAACCAGGGAATATCAAGAGGGCTACTATATTGCCGATTCCTTAGAGGCTATCTCAACTATTTGCTCCAAAGCAATAAAGGCTGAAGCCAGGATATTTAATCTCATCAGCGTTGAGGATGTGATGATTAGGGAGGAGGATAGGATAACCGGCCTGGTGTTAAATTGGAGTGCTGTTCCGCTGGCTGGGTTACATGTTGACCCGTTGGCTATAAGAGCAAAGGCGGTGATAGACGCTACCGGGCATAGCAGCGAGATCTGCCATATAGTAGTGAACAAGATTGGCTCAAAATTAAGGACAAAAACAGGTCAGGTAATCGGAGAGAAGCCGATGTGGGCTGAAGTAGGCGAGAGAGAGATAATAGAGAACACCAGAGAAGTGTATCCTGGTCTAATAGTTGCTGGCATGGCAGCCAATGCTGTTTTCGGGTCTCCCCGAATGGGAGCTATCTTCGGGGGTATGCTCTTGTCAGGTAAGAGGGCGGCGGAATTAGCTCGAGAAATCTTATCGAAAGGACGATAA